In one window of Lewinella sp. 4G2 DNA:
- a CDS encoding MFS transporter yields the protein MGYLRRMPATLRLSLLQWTQNSTFACVAITLGTYLLRTLEFSGREVGMVYASAAIAATVSPPITGWLADKHFSADRMLVYLNLFAAVALTGCFFVDAFLPFYGLILLFNLCFMPTFSLLSSVCFHQLERPSEQFPAVRTWGTVGFTVVGFALGLLGWEPTAWPLLLGVGYCLLTATLAWGLDEIPPQPGFSWSDVGGEEVKQIFREPGMLVLMVAMLLSCIPSAFYYSFVNPFLTEIGWSAAAAKMSIGNVGEVFILLSLPFVLRKVRFRRVVFWGLFLWGARYLAFMVGRPGHQEWLLYAGIMVQGICFVWIVVAAQIYVDNRVPKSLRSTAQGLIVFANQGVGMILGSWLAGEVVNAYALADGSHDWAGIWVIPGTVGVVAALGFWAWFPRDSRFSILDSR from the coding sequence ATGGGCTACCTCCGCCGCATGCCCGCCACCCTCCGCCTTTCCCTGTTGCAATGGACGCAGAACAGCACTTTCGCCTGCGTCGCGATCACGCTGGGGACCTACCTGCTGCGGACGCTCGAATTCAGCGGCCGGGAGGTGGGCATGGTGTACGCTTCGGCCGCGATCGCCGCCACCGTTTCCCCACCAATCACGGGCTGGCTGGCGGACAAACACTTCAGCGCGGACCGGATGCTCGTCTACCTCAACCTCTTCGCCGCGGTGGCGCTGACGGGCTGCTTTTTCGTGGATGCCTTCCTCCCCTTCTACGGCCTGATCTTGCTGTTCAACCTGTGCTTCATGCCGACGTTCAGCCTGCTTTCGAGCGTCTGCTTCCACCAGTTAGAGCGGCCGTCGGAGCAGTTTCCCGCGGTGCGGACGTGGGGGACGGTCGGGTTCACCGTCGTTGGCTTCGCCCTGGGTTTACTGGGTTGGGAGCCGACCGCCTGGCCCCTTCTCCTGGGCGTCGGCTACTGCCTGCTGACGGCCACGCTGGCCTGGGGATTGGACGAGATCCCGCCCCAGCCGGGCTTTAGTTGGTCGGATGTAGGCGGCGAAGAAGTGAAGCAGATCTTCCGTGAACCGGGCATGCTCGTACTGATGGTGGCCATGCTGCTGTCGTGCATCCCGTCGGCTTTCTACTACAGCTTCGTCAACCCCTTCCTGACGGAGATCGGGTGGTCGGCCGCGGCGGCGAAGATGTCGATTGGAAACGTGGGGGAAGTATTTATCCTGCTTTCGTTACCCTTCGTGCTGCGGAAGGTCCGTTTCCGGCGGGTCGTCTTCTGGGGCCTGTTCCTGTGGGGTGCCCGCTACCTGGCCTTCATGGTGGGTCGGCCAGGACATCAGGAGTGGCTACTCTACGCTGGAATCATGGTGCAGGGCATCTGCTTCGTCTGGATCGTCGTGGCCGCCCAGATCTACGTTGATAACCGCGTCCCCAAAAGCCTGCGGAGTACCGCCCAGGGATTGATCGTATTCGCCAACCAGGGCGTCGGGATGATCCTCGGCAGCTGGCTCGCCGGAGAAGTCGTCAACGCCTACGCCCTGGCGGATGGCAGCCACGATTGGGCGGGTATTTGGGTGATTCCCGGAACGGTTGGGGTGGTTGCTGCGTTGGGGTTTTGGGCGTGGTTCCCAAGGGATTCTCGATTCTCGATTCTCGATTCTCGATAA
- a CDS encoding O-acetylhomoserine aminocarboxypropyltransferase/cysteine synthase family protein, translating into MHFETLQLHAGQEVDETTRSRAQPLYQTTSFTFKDSEHGAKLFGLQEFGNIYTRLMNPTTDVFEKRIAALEGGVAAVATASGQSAQFLAINNLASAGDNIVSSPYLYGGTYNQFKVAFKRIGIEVRWAESTDPADFAKLIDENTKALYAETLPNPSFLVADFEGLAKVANEHDLPLVVDNTFGAGGYLCQPLKHGAHIVVESATKWIGGHGTSIGGVVIDGGTYDFGNGKYPQFTDPSPGYHGLVFNDVFGKDGPFGNIAFAIRLRVEGLRDFGPAVSPFNAWMFIQGLETLSLRVQRHVDNALELAKWLDGHDKVESVSYAGLPDHPGHANAQKYLRNGFGGVLNFTVKGGKADATKVVDNLKLISHLANVGDAKTLIIQPAATTHQQLNEHEQRAAGVEPNALRVSVGIEHIEDIKADLAQALALV; encoded by the coding sequence ATGCATTTCGAAACACTACAACTCCACGCCGGCCAGGAAGTCGATGAGACGACGCGCAGCCGCGCCCAGCCGCTTTACCAGACGACGAGCTTTACGTTCAAGGACAGCGAGCACGGGGCCAAACTCTTCGGCCTCCAGGAATTTGGCAACATCTACACCCGCCTGATGAACCCGACGACGGACGTCTTCGAAAAGCGGATCGCCGCCCTCGAAGGTGGCGTGGCGGCGGTGGCGACGGCTTCCGGGCAGTCCGCCCAGTTCCTGGCCATTAATAACCTGGCTTCGGCGGGGGACAACATTGTCTCCAGCCCCTACCTGTACGGGGGGACGTACAACCAATTCAAGGTCGCCTTCAAGCGCATTGGCATCGAAGTGCGGTGGGCGGAAAGCACCGACCCGGCCGACTTCGCCAAGCTGATCGACGAGAACACCAAGGCCCTTTACGCCGAGACGCTGCCGAACCCCAGCTTCCTGGTGGCCGACTTCGAAGGCCTCGCCAAGGTGGCGAACGAGCACGACCTCCCGCTGGTGGTGGACAACACCTTTGGCGCCGGCGGGTATCTCTGCCAGCCGCTGAAGCACGGCGCGCACATCGTTGTGGAATCCGCCACCAAGTGGATCGGCGGCCACGGGACGAGCATCGGCGGCGTCGTGATCGACGGCGGCACTTACGATTTCGGGAACGGGAAGTACCCCCAGTTCACCGACCCCAGCCCCGGTTACCACGGGTTGGTCTTCAACGACGTATTCGGTAAGGATGGCCCCTTCGGTAACATCGCCTTTGCCATCCGCCTGCGGGTGGAAGGCCTGCGCGACTTCGGCCCGGCGGTGAGCCCCTTCAACGCGTGGATGTTCATCCAGGGATTGGAAACGCTTTCCCTCCGCGTGCAGCGCCACGTCGATAATGCCCTGGAACTGGCTAAGTGGTTGGACGGCCACGATAAGGTGGAATCCGTCAGCTACGCCGGCCTGCCCGACCACCCCGGCCACGCGAACGCCCAAAAATACCTGCGAAATGGTTTCGGCGGCGTCCTCAACTTCACGGTGAAGGGCGGTAAGGCAGACGCCACCAAAGTGGTGGACAACCTCAAACTAATCAGCCACCTGGCCAACGTGGGCGACGCGAAGACGCTCATCATCCAACCGGCGGCGACGACCCACCAACAACTCAACGAGCACGAGCAACGCGCCGCGGGCGTGGAGCCAAATGCGCTACGCGTGTCGGTTGGTATTGAGCACATTGAGGACATTAAGGCGGATCTGGCGCAGGCGTTGGCGTTGGTTTGA